Proteins encoded by one window of Acetivibrio thermocellus ATCC 27405:
- the fba gene encoding class II fructose-1,6-bisphosphate aldolase → MPLVTSTEMFKKAYEGKYAIGAFNVNNMEIIQGITEAAKEVNAPLILQVSAGARKYANHTYLVKLVEAAVEETGLPICLHLDHGDSFELCKSCIDGGFTSVMIDGSHLPFEENIKLTKQVVDYAHSKGVVVEGELGRLAGIEDDVNVSEADAAFTDPDQAEEFVKRTGVDSLAIAIGTSHGAYKFKGEAKLRFDILEEIEKRLPGFPIVLHGASSVIPEYVDMINKYGGDMPGAKGVPEDMLRKAASMAVCKINIDSDLRLAMTATIRKYFAENPSHFDPRQYLGPARNAIKELVKHKIVNVLGCDGKA, encoded by the coding sequence ATGCCATTAGTTACCAGTACTGAAATGTTTAAAAAAGCCTACGAAGGCAAATACGCTATAGGTGCTTTCAATGTTAACAATATGGAAATTATTCAAGGTATTACCGAAGCGGCGAAGGAAGTTAATGCACCGTTGATTCTTCAAGTTTCCGCAGGTGCAAGAAAGTATGCAAATCATACATACCTGGTAAAACTTGTTGAAGCCGCTGTTGAAGAGACGGGACTTCCTATCTGCCTGCATCTTGACCATGGTGACAGCTTCGAGCTTTGTAAATCATGTATTGACGGCGGATTTACATCCGTTATGATTGACGGTTCCCATCTTCCTTTTGAAGAGAACATAAAACTTACAAAGCAGGTTGTTGACTACGCTCACTCAAAAGGTGTTGTTGTTGAAGGAGAGCTGGGAAGACTTGCAGGTATAGAAGACGATGTTAATGTGTCTGAGGCTGACGCTGCATTTACCGACCCTGACCAGGCTGAAGAGTTTGTAAAGAGAACAGGTGTTGATTCCCTGGCCATAGCAATTGGTACCAGCCATGGTGCTTACAAATTTAAGGGAGAAGCAAAATTAAGATTTGATATATTGGAAGAGATTGAAAAGAGACTTCCGGGATTCCCGATTGTTTTGCACGGTGCTTCCTCAGTTATACCCGAATACGTTGATATGATTAACAAATATGGCGGAGATATGCCCGGAGCGAAGGGTGTACCGGAAGACATGCTCAGAAAGGCTGCTTCCATGGCTGTCTGCAAGATAAACATAGACTCAGACTTAAGACTTGCCATGACAGCGACAATCAGGAAGTACTTTGCTGAAAATCCGTCACACTTTGACCCAAGACAGTACTTAGGTCCCGCAAGAAATGCAATTAAAGAGCTTGTTAAACACAAAATTGTTAATGTTCTTGGATGCGACGGAAAAGCTTAA
- a CDS encoding DUF3267 domain-containing protein — protein sequence MTKVAEFKLNKFNSFFINLTALLIFFMGLIILEPVIGKEQWLIYIETAIYSGQILGLFTVLLAVTILHELFHGLAYIIFGAKLKFGIKYLNIYTMDISGTFYTSVQMAVILLFPIFILTILLLAVGILFPEFIYWIIVGIIYNIAGSFGDIFMLVFIIFMGKNCKIKDEEYGFGLYT from the coding sequence TTGACTAAAGTAGCAGAATTTAAATTAAACAAATTTAATTCTTTTTTTATAAACTTAACAGCTTTATTAATCTTTTTTATGGGTTTAATAATACTGGAACCTGTGATTGGGAAAGAGCAGTGGCTTATATATATTGAAACTGCAATTTACAGCGGACAAATTTTAGGACTTTTTACAGTCCTTTTGGCGGTTACAATACTCCATGAGCTTTTTCACGGACTTGCATATATAATATTTGGTGCAAAACTCAAATTCGGTATAAAATATTTAAATATTTATACGATGGATATATCAGGGACATTTTATACAAGTGTTCAGATGGCTGTGATATTACTGTTTCCAATTTTTATTTTAACAATTTTACTTTTAGCGGTAGGAATTCTTTTTCCTGAATTTATTTACTGGATAATAGTTGGAATAATATATAACATAGCCGGATCTTTCGGTGACATTTTTATGCTGGTATTCATAATATTTATGGGCAAAAACTGCAAAATCAAGGATGAGGAGTATGGATTTGGGCTATATACATAG
- a CDS encoding acyl-CoA dehydratase activase-related protein, whose protein sequence is MDVKVGIPRALFYYQYYPLWKTFFEELDAQVVLSEHTTAKILDEGIKSCVSEACLPVKIFYGHVMNIKDKVDYLFIPRFTSISKKEYICPKFGGLPDMIRNSIKGLPPLIDTEINLRKSKKNAIKAAMETGGFFTKDKRKIERAYKKALESYREFNEKIKQGALPSDILDRKLNVIKKSNEPELNILVIGHVYNLYDSFINMDLIDKLRKNGVKIMTIDMVEEDIARKNAGLLPKKMFWNFGSRAFGSVMNFLDKEDIDGIIYLMSFGCGVDSFVCDLIERRVRKTKDVPFIILTLDEHSGQAGMDTRLEAFIDMVRWRYRNENNVSAYG, encoded by the coding sequence ATGGACGTAAAAGTCGGAATACCCAGAGCTTTATTTTATTATCAGTATTATCCCCTCTGGAAAACTTTCTTTGAGGAGCTTGATGCACAAGTAGTATTGTCGGAACATACCACAGCTAAAATCCTGGATGAAGGTATAAAGTCATGCGTTTCCGAAGCTTGTTTGCCCGTAAAGATTTTTTACGGTCATGTAATGAATATAAAAGACAAAGTTGATTATTTGTTTATACCAAGATTTACAAGCATATCAAAAAAAGAATATATATGCCCGAAGTTTGGTGGATTGCCTGATATGATAAGAAACAGCATAAAAGGTCTCCCACCGTTGATTGATACAGAGATTAACCTAAGAAAGTCCAAAAAAAATGCAATAAAAGCCGCAATGGAGACAGGCGGTTTTTTTACAAAGGATAAAAGAAAAATAGAGAGAGCATATAAAAAGGCTTTGGAAAGCTACAGGGAATTTAATGAGAAAATAAAGCAGGGAGCGCTTCCCTCTGATATTTTGGACAGAAAGCTAAATGTAATAAAGAAAAGCAATGAGCCTGAACTTAACATTTTAGTGATAGGTCATGTCTACAATCTGTATGATAGCTTTATCAATATGGATTTGATAGACAAGCTGAGAAAAAATGGAGTAAAAATAATGACCATAGATATGGTGGAAGAGGATATTGCAAGGAAAAATGCCGGCCTGCTTCCCAAAAAGATGTTCTGGAATTTTGGAAGCAGGGCTTTTGGAAGCGTGATGAATTTTTTGGATAAGGAAGATATAGACGGGATAATATATTTAATGAGTTTTGGCTGCGGAGTGGATTCTTTCGTGTGTGATTTGATAGAAAGGAGAGTAAGAAAAACAAAGGATGTTCCTTTTATAATTCTGACATTGGATGAACATTCCGGCCAGGCGGGCATGGATACAAGGCTTGAGGCTTTTATTGACATGGTCAGATGGAGGTATCGAAATGAAAATAACGTTTCCGCATATGGGTAA
- a CDS encoding endonuclease Q family protein produces MKEYFVDLHVHIGRSSKGKEVKKATANNLTFENIAFESYTRKGIDVIGVVDCLSPYVIEDIEELVDRGELIEKQGGGMEYRKGQILILGAELETHEEKGGSSHSLCFFPTLKSIKDFAKAMENHIKNIYNCSYMCRLTARQLIDIVDFYGGTFIPAHVFTPYKSFYGNCCDSLFEIFDEKSFDKIPAVELGLSADSMMASQLGELDEKAFLSNSDAHSLSKMGREYNIFEMEEANYEEILKAFKGIDGRKIKANFGLDPKLGKYHRTYCLVCDSVIKEDPPVLKCPVSDKHRVVVGVKDRLMMIRDRENPLMDSRPPYFYQVPLEFLPKVGPKTIDKLIEFFGSEMRVLHYASYEELTKVVSEDIAKNIVLSREGKLSIEAGGGGVYGKIEA; encoded by the coding sequence ATGAAAGAATATTTTGTGGACCTTCATGTGCATATCGGAAGGTCTTCAAAAGGAAAAGAGGTAAAGAAAGCCACTGCCAACAATCTTACTTTTGAAAATATAGCATTTGAATCCTACACCAGAAAAGGCATAGATGTTATTGGTGTAGTTGACTGTTTGTCTCCATATGTCATTGAAGATATTGAAGAGCTTGTGGACAGAGGAGAGCTCATAGAAAAACAGGGCGGGGGAATGGAGTATAGAAAGGGACAGATATTGATATTGGGAGCTGAGCTTGAAACACATGAAGAAAAAGGCGGAAGCTCCCATTCGCTTTGCTTTTTTCCCACATTAAAGTCAATCAAAGACTTTGCCAAAGCCATGGAGAATCACATAAAAAACATCTATAACTGTTCCTATATGTGCAGATTAACAGCCCGTCAGCTTATAGATATAGTTGACTTTTACGGCGGCACCTTTATTCCGGCCCATGTTTTCACTCCCTATAAAAGTTTTTATGGCAATTGCTGCGACAGTCTTTTTGAAATATTTGACGAGAAATCCTTTGATAAGATTCCTGCAGTGGAACTGGGGCTTAGTGCGGATTCAATGATGGCATCGCAGCTTGGCGAGCTTGACGAAAAAGCCTTTCTCAGTAACTCCGATGCCCACTCCCTGTCGAAGATGGGCAGAGAATATAATATATTTGAAATGGAAGAAGCAAATTACGAAGAAATATTAAAAGCTTTTAAAGGAATCGACGGAAGAAAAATAAAGGCAAATTTCGGACTGGATCCCAAGCTTGGAAAATATCACAGGACTTATTGCCTTGTTTGCGACTCGGTAATAAAAGAGGATCCGCCGGTGCTAAAATGTCCTGTTTCCGACAAACACCGTGTGGTGGTGGGCGTAAAGGACAGACTGATGATGATAAGAGACAGGGAAAATCCGCTGATGGATTCAAGGCCGCCCTATTTTTATCAGGTTCCCTTGGAGTTCCTTCCCAAAGTGGGCCCTAAAACCATAGACAAGCTTATAGAGTTTTTCGGAAGCGAGATGAGAGTATTGCATTATGCTTCTTATGAGGAATTGACAAAAGTAGTGAGCGAGGATATAGCAAAAAATATTGTGCTGTCAAGAGAAGGAAAGCTTTCCATTGAGGCCGGCGGTGGTGGAGTATACGGAAAAATAGAGGCGTGA
- the lepB gene encoding signal peptidase I, giving the protein MNTNMDNFETAGNGNSKKQKVFKEIVSWSLCLLGAFIIALLLTKYVIVNAYVPTGSMENTIMPGDRIIASRIHYYFSEPKRGDIVVFRYPDNEEVLYVKRIIGLPNETVEIKDGNVYINGKLLEEPYIKEKAYGDFGPYEVPEGCYFMLGDNRNGSTDSRRWTNKYVKKEKILGKALFKYFPGFKILW; this is encoded by the coding sequence ATGAATACAAATATGGACAATTTTGAAACTGCCGGCAATGGAAACAGCAAAAAGCAAAAAGTTTTCAAAGAAATTGTCAGCTGGTCATTGTGTTTGCTGGGAGCCTTTATAATAGCTCTTTTGCTTACAAAGTATGTTATTGTGAATGCGTATGTTCCCACCGGCTCAATGGAAAATACGATTATGCCGGGAGACAGGATTATTGCAAGCAGGATCCATTATTATTTTTCCGAGCCTAAAAGAGGAGATATTGTGGTGTTCCGATATCCGGACAATGAAGAGGTGCTTTATGTAAAGAGGATTATCGGGCTTCCGAATGAAACAGTGGAAATAAAGGACGGAAATGTGTATATTAACGGAAAGCTCCTTGAGGAACCATATATTAAAGAAAAGGCATACGGGGATTTTGGACCTTATGAAGTTCCAGAAGGCTGTTATTTTATGCTGGGGGACAACAGAAACGGTTCCACGGATTCGAGAAGATGGACCAATAAATATGTTAAAAAAGAAAAGATTCTTGGAAAAGCTCTTTTTAAATATTTTCCTGGGTTTAAGATTTTATGGTAA
- the glgP gene encoding alpha-glucan family phosphorylase, producing MYLFGKITVTAVIPDELSKLKDIAYNLWWSWNSEAIDLFREIDLALWEKLGKNPVRFLKEVSQKKLEAKLKDPDYMQRYKKVVNDFETYMNETDTWFSRNFPDKKDHMVAYFSAEYGLNEVLPIYSGGLGVLSGDHCKSASDLGIPFTAIGLFYKEGYFSQRINSEGWQETIFTPLNPSNLPIQPALNDKGEEVIISVELPGRVVYAKVWVVKVGRVNLYLMDTDIEQNSPYDRGLTARLYGGDQETRIQQEIFLGIGGARVLDALGIKATVYHMNEGHSAFLGLELIRKLVQNHNLPFNQAKEVVASSVIFTTHTPVPAGNDVFPLEMIDRYFGNYWPSLGINRHEFLDLGLRIGEHHNFNMTVLALTLAGQKNGVSELHGAVSRNIFKNVWPGIPEDEIPIGHITNGIHTLTWLSPSIKYLYDKYLDKDWKERLHEKEVWEKVDDIPDEELWKTHCVLKTKMIGYVREKLKEQRAANGESIERIKEVDTLLDSNALTIGFARRFATYKRANLIFRDLARIQKLLNNPEKPVQIIFAGKAHPADGPAHEIIKYINDIAKQEGFNGKVILVENYNMTLARNLVQGVDIWLNNPRRPLEASGTSGQKVAINGIINFSVLDGWWCEGYNGKNGWAIGDDTFYDNEYHQDNADSESIYNILEKQIIPTFFDRNEKGVPEKWVKIMKESIKSIAAQYSTHRMVQDYINKYYIPAMERYDKIKASNYQFAANISEWKKKVAHLWPQVQIIAEKTANQLKERNFISGESIPIYATVNLGGLEPSDVKVQAYYGSIGKNNSIENPVIVDMDVVERNSDGTYLYSANITLYEGGEYGYTFRVIPNHPDIINPFDLGLIRWIVQ from the coding sequence ATGTATCTTTTTGGAAAAATTACCGTAACAGCTGTAATACCTGACGAACTATCCAAGCTCAAAGACATCGCGTACAACTTGTGGTGGTCATGGAACTCTGAAGCTATCGACCTTTTTAGAGAAATCGACCTTGCTTTGTGGGAAAAGCTTGGAAAGAATCCGGTAAGATTCCTCAAGGAAGTAAGCCAGAAAAAGCTTGAAGCCAAGCTTAAAGACCCTGATTATATGCAAAGATACAAAAAAGTAGTCAATGATTTTGAAACTTACATGAATGAAACCGATACATGGTTTTCCAGGAACTTCCCCGACAAAAAAGACCATATGGTAGCTTACTTCTCTGCGGAATATGGATTGAATGAAGTACTCCCCATATATTCAGGCGGGCTTGGCGTATTATCCGGTGACCACTGCAAATCGGCAAGTGACCTCGGAATACCCTTTACAGCAATCGGCTTGTTCTATAAAGAAGGATATTTCAGCCAGCGCATAAACTCTGAAGGATGGCAGGAAACGATATTCACTCCGTTAAACCCTTCAAACCTTCCAATACAACCGGCCTTAAATGACAAAGGTGAAGAGGTAATCATAAGTGTGGAACTACCCGGAAGAGTTGTATACGCAAAAGTCTGGGTGGTAAAGGTGGGCCGTGTGAATCTGTATTTAATGGACACTGATATAGAGCAGAACAGTCCTTATGACAGAGGTCTTACCGCCAGACTCTACGGCGGAGACCAGGAAACAAGAATACAACAGGAAATCTTCCTTGGAATAGGCGGTGCAAGAGTCCTTGACGCGTTAGGCATAAAAGCCACCGTATATCACATGAATGAAGGACATTCGGCTTTCCTTGGCCTTGAGCTTATCAGAAAGCTAGTACAAAACCATAATCTTCCTTTCAATCAGGCCAAAGAAGTCGTCGCCTCATCCGTTATATTCACAACCCATACACCTGTACCTGCTGGTAACGACGTGTTCCCGCTTGAAATGATAGACAGGTATTTCGGAAATTACTGGCCGTCTTTGGGCATAAACAGACATGAGTTTTTAGATTTGGGATTAAGAATAGGAGAGCATCACAACTTCAACATGACCGTCCTTGCCTTGACACTGGCAGGACAGAAAAACGGCGTAAGCGAGCTTCACGGCGCAGTATCAAGAAACATCTTCAAAAATGTATGGCCTGGAATACCTGAGGACGAAATACCGATCGGGCACATCACAAACGGTATTCATACTCTTACATGGCTTTCTCCAAGCATTAAATATCTTTACGACAAATATCTTGATAAAGACTGGAAAGAACGGCTTCATGAAAAAGAAGTCTGGGAGAAGGTCGACGACATTCCCGACGAAGAGCTTTGGAAAACCCATTGCGTCCTGAAAACAAAAATGATTGGATATGTACGCGAAAAACTTAAAGAGCAGAGAGCTGCAAACGGAGAGTCAATCGAAAGAATCAAAGAGGTTGACACACTGCTTGACTCCAATGCTTTAACTATAGGATTTGCAAGAAGATTTGCAACTTATAAAAGGGCAAACCTTATATTCAGAGATCTTGCCCGAATTCAAAAATTGCTCAACAACCCGGAAAAACCGGTACAGATAATATTTGCCGGAAAAGCCCATCCTGCAGACGGACCTGCTCATGAAATCATCAAATATATCAATGACATTGCAAAGCAGGAAGGATTCAACGGTAAAGTTATTTTAGTGGAAAACTACAATATGACACTTGCCCGCAATTTGGTTCAGGGAGTGGATATTTGGCTCAACAACCCGAGAAGACCTCTTGAAGCCAGCGGAACCAGCGGACAAAAAGTGGCTATAAACGGAATAATCAACTTCAGCGTACTGGACGGTTGGTGGTGCGAAGGTTACAACGGCAAAAACGGTTGGGCAATCGGAGACGATACCTTCTACGACAACGAATATCATCAGGATAATGCCGACAGTGAATCAATTTACAACATACTGGAAAAGCAAATTATACCTACTTTCTTTGACAGAAATGAAAAAGGTGTACCCGAAAAGTGGGTAAAAATAATGAAGGAATCAATAAAATCCATCGCTGCCCAATACAGCACGCACAGAATGGTTCAGGATTATATAAATAAGTATTATATTCCTGCAATGGAAAGATATGATAAGATAAAAGCAAGCAATTATCAATTTGCAGCCAATATCTCAGAATGGAAGAAGAAGGTAGCGCATCTGTGGCCTCAGGTACAGATAATAGCTGAAAAAACTGCAAACCAATTGAAGGAAAGAAACTTTATATCCGGTGAATCCATACCGATATACGCCACTGTCAATCTTGGAGGTCTTGAACCTTCGGACGTAAAGGTTCAGGCCTACTACGGAAGCATCGGAAAAAACAACTCTATCGAAAATCCTGTAATAGTTGACATGGATGTAGTGGAAAGAAACAGCGACGGAACTTATCTCTACTCTGCAAACATCACTTTGTATGAAGGCGGAGAGTACGGATATACCTTCAGAGTGATTCCTAATCATCCGGATATTATCAATCCGTTTGACTTGGGACTTATCAGATGGATTGTACAGTAA
- a CDS encoding peptidylprolyl isomerase, producing the protein MVHKKKTAVITGVAVLVGIVIIALAVGYNYYSKRNKPQESKEFGFQALKINGTYVSTDIMKEERNKFFEKYKRNADVLRMNDHERNDMLLDQVIERLLLEDYVNNKSGVTATDSEVEDYINRFIKPRYGDSLGTFMSSQGYTNEEEMKAGIKEYILKHKALYKAAKEKNVTLTEQELDEGYEKHKIQNKKVDIRHIFISSQERGKEEAKKLADEIYNRLKNNEDFETLAKQYSDDEKTKESGGVITELRAGFNEAVFDNAVFTAEAGQLLEPIEVARGYEIVYVDKVTDFYRTRDEYAELLTVDKFMQSDAYKEWFEEYKKNYDIEITDPAMKAFRLFREKQYNEAGALYEELYKSEKDAYYIEMACEAYKLAENWAGLIEAGKLAVKENPDFVNYYLYQAEGEFKVGDANKAKELLKEAEKKAGDNTYFLDLIRKMYESQGLAEDVERIDRKFQEISEKLKG; encoded by the coding sequence ATGGTACATAAAAAGAAAACAGCTGTTATAACCGGTGTGGCGGTTTTGGTTGGTATAGTGATTATTGCTTTGGCGGTGGGATATAATTATTATTCCAAAAGAAACAAGCCCCAGGAGTCCAAAGAGTTTGGTTTTCAGGCTCTTAAAATTAACGGCACTTATGTGAGTACAGATATTATGAAAGAAGAAAGGAATAAGTTTTTTGAAAAGTATAAAAGAAATGCGGATGTTTTGAGAATGAATGATCACGAACGCAATGACATGCTTTTGGACCAGGTGATTGAAAGACTTTTACTGGAAGACTATGTAAACAACAAATCCGGTGTAACTGCAACGGACAGTGAAGTGGAGGATTACATAAACAGGTTTATTAAACCAAGATACGGAGATTCCCTCGGTACATTTATGAGTTCCCAGGGGTACACAAACGAAGAGGAGATGAAAGCCGGTATCAAGGAGTACATATTAAAGCACAAAGCCTTGTACAAAGCTGCAAAAGAGAAAAATGTGACTTTGACCGAGCAGGAACTGGATGAAGGCTACGAAAAACACAAGATTCAAAACAAGAAAGTTGACATAAGGCATATATTTATCTCCAGCCAGGAAAGGGGCAAGGAGGAGGCTAAAAAGCTGGCCGACGAGATTTATAACAGACTTAAGAACAATGAAGATTTTGAAACTCTGGCAAAGCAATATTCCGATGACGAGAAAACTAAAGAATCGGGAGGAGTGATCACGGAACTTCGAGCAGGTTTCAATGAAGCGGTCTTTGACAATGCGGTTTTTACGGCAGAGGCCGGGCAGTTGCTGGAGCCGATAGAGGTTGCCAGGGGATATGAGATTGTATATGTGGACAAGGTTACGGATTTTTACAGAACCAGAGACGAGTATGCGGAACTCCTTACAGTGGATAAATTTATGCAGTCCGATGCATACAAGGAATGGTTCGAGGAATACAAGAAAAACTATGATATAGAGATAACGGATCCGGCAATGAAGGCGTTCAGGCTTTTCAGAGAAAAGCAGTATAATGAAGCCGGAGCACTCTATGAAGAACTTTACAAGTCGGAAAAAGATGCATACTATATTGAAATGGCATGTGAGGCATACAAACTTGCCGAGAATTGGGCCGGACTTATTGAAGCTGGCAAATTGGCAGTTAAAGAAAATCCTGATTTCGTTAATTATTATTTATACCAGGCAGAGGGAGAATTTAAGGTCGGAGACGCCAATAAAGCTAAAGAGTTGTTGAAAGAGGCGGAGAAAAAGGCGGGAGACAATACATATTTCCTGGATTTGATTCGAAAAATGTATGAGAGCCAGGGCCTTGCCGAAGATGTCGAAAGAATAGACCGGAAATTTCAGGAAATATCTGAGAAATTGAAAGGATAA
- a CDS encoding acyl-CoA dehydratase activase: protein MLKTSYYLGIDVGSVSTNLVVINENDEIVEKLYLRTSGQPINALKNGMKTLYQRLGKDVKIRGVGTTGSGRQLASVIVGADIVKNEITTHAIAAQKLVPEVRTIIEIGGQDSKIIILKNGIIYDFAMNTVCAAGTGSFLDRQAARLEIPIEEFGSFALRSKTPVRIAGRCAVFAESDMIHKQQTGHSVEDIINGLCEALVRNYLNNLAKGKDIEEPIVFQGGVAANVGIVAAFERAIGKKIIIPQHYDVMGAYGAALIAKEEMMKNGKNTNFFGFDNIHNDFRARSIECNGCSNMCEVIEIVSNDAVVACWGDRCGKWSAVKKENQSVG from the coding sequence TTGCTGAAAACCTCGTATTATCTGGGAATTGATGTCGGTTCGGTCAGCACGAACCTTGTGGTAATCAATGAAAATGATGAGATAGTTGAAAAATTGTACTTAAGAACAAGCGGACAGCCTATAAATGCACTGAAAAATGGTATGAAGACACTGTACCAAAGGCTTGGCAAGGACGTGAAAATAAGAGGTGTGGGAACTACAGGAAGCGGCAGGCAGCTTGCAAGCGTAATTGTGGGAGCTGATATTGTCAAAAACGAGATTACAACTCACGCTATTGCGGCACAGAAACTTGTGCCTGAGGTAAGAACCATAATAGAAATAGGCGGGCAGGATTCAAAGATAATTATTCTGAAAAACGGTATTATTTATGATTTTGCCATGAATACCGTTTGTGCGGCGGGAACAGGCTCTTTCCTTGACAGGCAGGCCGCAAGGCTTGAAATACCGATTGAAGAGTTCGGCTCGTTTGCACTAAGGTCCAAGACTCCTGTAAGAATTGCAGGACGGTGTGCTGTATTTGCGGAATCGGATATGATACACAAACAGCAGACCGGACACAGCGTTGAAGATATTATCAACGGTCTTTGCGAGGCATTGGTGAGGAATTATCTGAATAACCTGGCAAAAGGCAAAGACATCGAAGAACCCATAGTCTTTCAGGGCGGAGTTGCCGCGAATGTGGGAATTGTAGCTGCTTTTGAAAGAGCAATAGGAAAAAAGATAATTATACCTCAGCACTATGATGTAATGGGAGCGTACGGAGCTGCGCTTATAGCAAAAGAAGAAATGATGAAAAACGGCAAAAACACCAACTTCTTTGGTTTTGATAATATCCACAATGACTTTAGAGCCAGAAGCATAGAATGTAACGGCTGCTCCAACATGTGCGAAGTAATTGAAATAGTATCAAATGATGCGGTTGTGGCATGCTGGGGAGACCGATGCGGAAAATGGTCCGCGGTGAAAAAGGAAAATCAAAGTGTGGGGTGA
- a CDS encoding IS256-like element ISCth4 family transposase: protein MARKRIITPEKKELIRNLISEYNITSAKDLQEALKDLLGDTIQNMLEAELDEHLGYEKYESTEEAKSNYRNGYTSKTLKSSVGQVEIDIPRDRNAEFEPKIVPRYKRDISEIENKIIAMYARGMSTREINEQIQEIYGFEVSAEMVSKITDKILPEIEEWQKRPLGEVYPIVFIDAIHFSVKNDGIVGKKAVYIVLAIDIEGQKDVIGIYVGENESSKFWLSVLNDLKNRGVKDILILCADALSGIKDAINAAFPNTEYQRCIVHQIRNTLKYVSDKDRKEFARDLKRIYTAPNEKAGYDQMLEVSEKWEKKYPAAMKSWKSNWDVICPFFKYSEELRKIMYTTNTIESLNSSYRRINKSRTVFPGDQSLLKSIYLATVKITSKWTMRYKNWGLILGQLQIMFEGRI from the coding sequence ATGGCAAGAAAAAGGATAATAACACCAGAAAAGAAAGAGCTTATCAGAAATCTCATTTCTGAGTACAACATTACTTCAGCAAAGGATTTGCAGGAAGCATTGAAGGATCTGCTCGGAGATACGATACAAAATATGTTGGAAGCAGAGCTGGATGAACATCTCGGATATGAAAAGTACGAATCAACTGAAGAAGCGAAATCAAATTACCGTAACGGGTACACATCAAAAACATTAAAGTCAAGTGTAGGGCAAGTGGAAATAGATATCCCGCGGGACCGGAATGCAGAATTCGAGCCGAAAATTGTTCCCAGGTATAAAAGGGACATTTCAGAAATTGAAAATAAAATAATAGCAATGTATGCGCGGGGGATGTCTACCAGAGAAATCAACGAGCAGATACAGGAAATCTACGGATTTGAAGTATCTGCCGAGATGGTAAGTAAGATCACTGATAAAATACTACCTGAGATAGAAGAGTGGCAGAAAAGGCCTCTGGGAGAGGTTTATCCGATAGTATTTATTGACGCAATTCATTTTTCAGTAAAAAATGACGGCATTGTTGGGAAGAAGGCCGTATATATTGTGCTGGCGATTGATATAGAAGGGCAGAAAGATGTTATCGGTATTTATGTAGGAGAAAATGAGAGCTCAAAATTCTGGCTGAGTGTCTTAAATGACCTTAAAAACAGGGGTGTTAAAGACATTCTGATTCTCTGTGCTGATGCACTTTCAGGGATAAAGGATGCAATCAATGCGGCTTTTCCGAATACTGAATATCAGAGGTGTATAGTACACCAGATAAGAAACACGCTAAAGTATGTGTCAGATAAAGACCGAAAGGAATTTGCCAGGGACTTGAAACGGATATATACGGCTCCGAATGAGAAGGCAGGGTACGACCAGATGCTTGAGGTTTCAGAGAAATGGGAGAAGAAATACCCGGCAGCTATGAAGAGCTGGAAGAGCAATTGGGATGTTATTTGTCCATTTTTTAAGTATTCGGAGGAACTACGTAAAATCATGTATACGACCAATACTATTGAGAGCCTGAATAGCAGTTATAGAAGGATAAACAAATCAAGGACAGTATTTCCTGGCGACCAGTCACTTTTAAAGAGCATATATTTAGCTACAGTGAAGATTACTTCAAAATGGACGATGCGTTACAAAAACTGGGGTTTGATACTGGGACAGCTACAGATTATGTTCGAAGGGCGTATATAG